A DNA window from Phragmites australis chromosome 11, lpPhrAust1.1, whole genome shotgun sequence contains the following coding sequences:
- the LOC133885615 gene encoding 13S globulin seed storage protein-like — MAVDLTPRQPRKAYGGEGGAYYEWTPADLPMLGVASIGAAKLSLAAGGLSLPSYSDSAKVAYVLQGKGTCGIVLPEATKEKVVAVKEGDALAVPFGVVTWWHNAPDATTELVVLFLGDTSKGHKAGQFTNFQLTGANGIFTGFSTEFVGRAWDLAQEDAAKLVSSQPASGIIKLGAGQKLPAPSAQDREGMALNCLEAPLDVDIKNGGRVVVLNTQNLQLVKEVGLGADLVRIDAHSMCSPGFSCDSAYQVTYIVRGSGRVQVVGTDGKRVLETHVEGGYLFIVPRFFVVSKIADASGMEWFSIITTPNPIFSHLAGRTSVWKAISPEVLEASFNTTPEMEKLFRSKRLDSEIFFAPN; from the exons ATGGCGGTGGATCTGACCCCGAGGCAGCCGAGGAAGGCGTACGGCGGCGAGGGAGGCGCGTACTACGAGTGGACCCCCGCCGACCTGCCCATGCTCGGCGTCGCCTCCATCGGCGCCGCCAAGCTCTCGCTCGCCGCCGGTGGCCTCTCGCTCCCTAGCTACTCCGACTCTGCCAAGGTCGCCTACGTCCTGCAAG GTAAGGGGACCTGCGGCATTGTCCTGCCGGAGGCAACCAAGGAGAAGGTGGTCGCCGTGAAGGAGGGCGACGCTCTGGCGGTCCCCTTCGGCGTGGTGACCTGGTGGCACAACGCCCCCGACGCCACCACCGAGCTCGTTGTCCTCTTCCTCGGCGACACCTCCAAGGGCCACAAGGCCGGCCAGTTCACCAACTTCCAGCTTACCGGAGCCAACGGCATCTTCACCGGCTTCTCCACAGAGTTCGTGGGCCGCGCCTGGGACCTCGCCCAGGAGGACGCCGCCAAGCTCGTCTCCAGCCAGCCGGCCTCCGGCATCATCAAGCTCGGCGCCGGGCAGAAGCTCCCGGCCCCCTCGGCGCAGGACCGCGAGGGCATGGCCCTCAACTGCCTGGAGGCCCCGCTGGACGTGGACATCAAGAACGGCGGTCGCGTGGTGGTGCTCAACACCCAGAACCTGCAGCTGGTGAAGGAGGTCGGGCTCGGCGCCGACCTGGTGCGGATCGACGCCCACTCCATGTGCTCCCCGGGGTTCTCTTGCGACTCAGCGTACCAGGTGACGTACATCGTCCGCGGCAGCGGCCGCGTTCAGGTGGTCGGCACGGACGGCAAGCGCGTGCTGGAGACCCACGTCGAGGGCGGCTACCTCTTCATCGTGCCCCGCTTCTTTGTCGTCTCCAAGATCGCTGACGCATCCGGCATGGAGTGGTTCTCCATCATCACCACCCCCAA CCCCATCTTCAGCCACCTGGCGGGGAGGACATCGGTGTGGAAGGCCATCTCGCCGGAGGTGCTGGAGGCGTCGTTCAACACGacgccggagatggagaagctGTTCCGGTCCAAGAGGCTCGACTCGGAGATCTTCTTCGCCCCCAACTAA
- the LOC133884373 gene encoding protein-tyrosine-phosphatase MKP1-like, whose product MATPEDGPAAAGGGVGAGRKFWRSVSWSASMAATEPPPDAAPAPGTGGQTRRIPPPPPLTPRSMSAKARSCLPPLQPLAITRRSLDEWPKAGSDDVGEWPNPTTPGASKAGGGPSSTKPGEGLRLDLSSLRSHGRKDQIAFFDKECSKVAEHVYLGGDAVAKNRDILRKNGITHVLNCVGFVCPEYFKSDLVYRTLWLQDSPTEDITSILYDVFDYFEDVRDQGGRVFVHCCQGVSRSTSLVIAYLMWREGQSFDDAFQFVKAARGIANPNMGFACQLLQCQKRVHAIPLSPNSVLRMYRMAPHSQYAPLHLVPKMLNEPSPAALDSRGAFIVHVLSSIYVWVGMKCDQVMEKDARAAAFQVVRYEKVQGHIKVVREGLEPQEFWDAFSSAPLNSDSNTKISKEQIDSASKNNPGSRRVESYDADFELVYKAISGGVVPAFSTSGAGDETHLPARESSWSLLRRKFITRSLARVYSDSALIRDLDPRVDRVQHLAAEASNSPPFLSPSSLSSDSSISSKYSSDSPSLSPSTSSPTSLGLSPASSNCNLPHTLVPSARSPLSQSSNEEPSKPGLESIRSPSKTSSIAERRGGFSLLKLPSLQKDLVLPPRAPSTIRRAEEVSDKSNTNGAKQLTGECCSEKCTGNSSTSHAETRLIEHTDSDSEACSNARLVVYQWPSMEKLTTFSRKDLDPKLVLIFVTSNASRRGEAAKMVYVWVGGEYESSKGVDTVDWQQVTAGFLHLKGLSNALPVKVFKEHETEKLLEVLNAS is encoded by the exons ATGGCCACCCCCGAAGACGGCCCGGCGGCCGCCGGGGGCGGCGTCGGTGCGGGCCGGAAGTTCTGGCGCTCGGTGTCGTGGTCCGCGTCCATGGCGGCCACCGAGCCGCCGCCGGAtgcagcgccggcgccggggacCGGAGGACAGACCCGCCgcatcccgccgccgccgccgctgaccCCGCGGTCGATGAGCGCGAAGGCGCGGTCCTGCCTCCCGCCGCTTCAGCCGCTCGCCATCACCCGCCGCAGCCTGGACGAGTGGCCCAAGGCTGGCTCCGACGACGTGGGCGAGTGGCCCAACCCCACCACGCCTGGCGCGTCCAAGGCTGGCGGCGGCCCGTCCTCCACCAAGCCCGGCGAGGGCCTCCGGTTGGACCTTTCCTCACTCCGGTCGCATGGCCGCAAGGACCAGATCGCCTTCTTTGACAAGGAGTGCTCCAAGGTTGCCGAGCATGTCTACCTTGGAGGCGATGCTGTCGCTAAGAACCGCGATATCCTACGGAAGAACGGGATCACCCACGTCCTCAACTGCGTGGGATTCGTCTGCCCAGAGTACTTCAAGTCGGACCTCGTCTACCGTACGCTTTGGCTGCAGGACAGCCCcacggaggacatcaccagcaTCTTGTATGATGTGTTTGATTATTTTGAGGATGTGAGGGATCAGGGCGGTCGTGTGTTTGTGCATTGCTGCCAGGGGGTGTCGCGGTCAACATCGCTGGTGATCGCATACTTGATGTGGAGGGAAGGGCAGAGCTTTGATGATGCGTTCCAGTTTGTGAAAGCTGCCCGTGGGATCGCAAATCCGAACATGGGGTTTGCCTGCCAGCTGCTCCAGTGCCAAAAGCGGGTGCATGCGATTCCGTTGTCCCCAAATTCAGTGCTCAGGATGTACCGTATGGCGCCACACTCTCAGTATGCCCCTCTGCATTTAGTGCCCAAAATGCTCAATGAGCCATCACCTGCCGCTCTGGACTCTAGAGGTGCGTTCATTGTTCATGTTTTATCATCGATCTATGTCTGGGTTGGAATGAAGTGCGATCAGGTAATGGAGAAGGACGCGAGAGCGGCAGCCTTTCAGGTGGTGAGGTATGAGAAGGTGCAGGGGCACATCAAGGTTGTGAGAGAAGGACTGGAGCCACAAGAGTTTTGGGATGCCTTTTCAAGTGCACCACTTAATTCAGATAGCAATACAAAGATTAGCAAGGAACAGATTGATTCAGCATCCAAGAATAACCCAGGAAGCCGGCGAGTGGAATCTTATGATGCTGATTTTGAGCTCGTCTACAAAGCAATCTCCGGGGGTGTAGTTCCAGCATTCTCAACTTCTGGGGCTGGGGATGAGACTCATCTTCCAGCTAGAGAAAGTAGCTGGAGTTTACTCAGGCGCAAGTTTATCACCAGGTCGCTAGCTCGAGTTTATTCAGATTCTGCTCTAATCAGGGATTTGGATCCACGAGTAGACCGTGTACAGCACTTGGCTGCAGAAGCATCAAATTCACCTCCTTTCCTTTCTCCAAGTTCATTATCATCGGATTCAAGCATCAGTTCAAAGTATAGTTCAGACTCACCCTCCTTGTCACCATCAACTAGCTCCCCGACATCACTTGGTCTCTCACCTGCTTCATCTAATTGTAATTTGCCCCATACTTTGGTGCCATCGGCTAGGTCTCCCCTATCTCAATCATCTAATGAGGAACCTTCAAAGCCTGGCCTGGAATCAATACGCTCTCCTTCCAAGACCTCTTCTATAGCAGAAAGAAGAGGAGGTTTTTCACTTCTAAAGCTACCATCTCTCCAAAAGGATCTAGTATTGCCGCCAAGGGCACCGTCTACTATTCGCAGAGCAGAGGAAGTCTCGGACAAGAGTAATACAAATGGTGCTAAACAGCTGACTGGTGAGTGTTGCTCAGAAAAATGCACTGGTAATAGTTCCACCTCACATGCTGAAACTAGATTGATTGAGCATACTGACAGTGACTCAGAGGCTTGCAGTAACGCACGACTGGTAGTCTACCAGTGGCCCAGCATGGAAAAGCTAACTACATTCTCACGCAAGGATCTTGACCCAAAGttagttttgatttttgttactTCGAATGCCAGCAGAAGAGGAGAAGCAGCTAAAATGGTATATGTATGGGTAGGAGGTGAATATGAGAGCAGCAAAGGTGTTGACACTGTTGATTGGCAACAAGTTACTGCTGGTTTTCTTCATCTAAAGGGCCTCAGCAATGCTCTACCTGTTAAG GTTTTCAAGGAGCATGAAACTGAGAAACTTTTGGAAGTACTGAATGCTAGTTAA